The following coding sequences are from one Dehalococcoidia bacterium window:
- a CDS encoding aldehyde dehydrogenase family protein, whose protein sequence is MAIQSINPATEEVLKSFEAYSPQEVERIVAQVFDAFTRWRKTSFAQRAALVRRAGAILRERKAQYGRLITLEMGKPIGEAEAEVEKCAWNCEFYA, encoded by the coding sequence ATGGCTATCCAGTCGATCAACCCGGCGACCGAAGAGGTGCTGAAGAGCTTCGAGGCGTACTCGCCTCAGGAAGTCGAGCGCATCGTCGCCCAGGTGTTCGACGCCTTCACCCGCTGGCGCAAGACGAGCTTCGCGCAGCGCGCGGCGCTGGTGCGACGGGCCGGCGCGATCCTGCGCGAGCGCAAGGCGCAGTACGGCCGCCTGATCACGCTGGAGATGGGCAAGCCGATCGGCGAGGCCGAGGCCGAGGTCGAGAAGTGCGCCTGGAACTGCGAGTTCTACGCCGA